In Streptomyces alboniger, the following are encoded in one genomic region:
- the afsQ1 gene encoding two-component system response regulator AfsQ1, whose translation MPSLLLIEDDDAIRTALELSLTRQGHRVATAATGEDGLKLLGEQRPDLIVLDVMLPGIDGFEVCRRIRRTDQLPIILLTARSDDIDVVVGLESGADDYVVKPVQGRVLDARIRAVLRRGEREANDAATFGSLVIDRAAMTVTKNGEDLQLTPTELRLLLELSRRPGQALSRQQLLRLVWEHDYLGDSRLVDACVQRLRAKVEDVPSSPTLIRTVRGVGYRLDTPQ comes from the coding sequence GTGCCTTCCCTGTTGCTGATCGAGGACGACGACGCCATCCGGACGGCCCTGGAGCTTTCGCTGACGCGCCAGGGGCACCGGGTGGCCACTGCTGCCACCGGCGAGGACGGCCTGAAACTGCTCGGTGAGCAGCGGCCCGACCTGATCGTGCTGGACGTGATGCTGCCGGGCATCGACGGGTTCGAGGTGTGCCGTCGCATCCGGCGCACCGACCAGCTGCCCATCATTTTGCTGACCGCGCGCAGCGACGACATCGACGTGGTGGTGGGCCTGGAGTCCGGCGCCGACGACTATGTGGTCAAGCCCGTGCAGGGGCGGGTGCTCGACGCCCGGATCAGGGCCGTCCTGCGGCGCGGGGAGCGGGAGGCCAACGACGCGGCGACGTTCGGTTCGCTCGTCATCGACCGGGCCGCGATGACCGTGACGAAGAACGGCGAGGACCTCCAGCTCACGCCGACCGAGCTGCGGCTGCTCCTGGAGCTGAGCCGCAGGCCCGGACAGGCCCTGTCCCGGCAGCAGTTGCTGCGGCTCGTCTGGGAGCACGACTACCTCGGCGACTCGCGGCTCGTCGACGCCTGCGTGCAGCGGCTGCGCGCCAAGGTCGAGGACGTCCCCTCGTCGCCCACGCTGATCCGCACGGTGCGCGGGGTCGGATACCGGCTGGACACTCCTCAGTGA
- a CDS encoding SigE family RNA polymerase sigma factor translates to MNTLHSTSSSAVVTRLHDVGRGSERSGAVSGRGCARGTGRQHTAYMTVVDAPHGGSAYGEGSGERKSLPEAVNAEAAFTAYVQERRASLYATAYHLTGDRFEAEDLLQSALFSTYRAWDRISDKAAVGGYLRRTMTNLHISAWRRRKLNEYPTEELPETVGDTDAMRGTELRAVLWQALARLPELQRTMLVLRYYEGRTDPEIADILDISVGTVKSSIWRSLRRLREDDVLSFGRDQEESFGELVA, encoded by the coding sequence ATGAATACGCTGCACAGCACCAGCTCAAGCGCAGTTGTCACGCGTCTCCACGACGTCGGGCGGGGATCTGAGAGGTCCGGTGCCGTGAGCGGGCGGGGGTGCGCTCGCGGCACCGGGCGTCAGCACACCGCGTACATGACGGTGGTTGACGCGCCGCACGGGGGAAGCGCGTACGGGGAGGGCTCGGGGGAGCGGAAGTCCCTGCCGGAGGCGGTGAACGCCGAAGCGGCGTTCACCGCCTACGTCCAGGAACGCCGCGCCTCTCTGTACGCGACGGCATACCACCTGACCGGCGACCGTTTCGAGGCGGAGGACCTGCTCCAGAGCGCCCTCTTCTCGACGTACCGTGCCTGGGACAGGATCAGCGACAAGGCCGCGGTGGGGGGCTACCTCCGCCGCACCATGACGAACCTGCACATCAGCGCGTGGCGCCGCCGCAAGCTGAACGAGTACCCGACCGAGGAACTGCCGGAGACCGTGGGCGACACGGACGCGATGCGCGGCACGGAGCTACGCGCCGTCCTGTGGCAGGCCCTGGCCCGGCTGCCCGAACTCCAGCGCACGATGCTGGTCCTTCGCTACTACGAGGGCCGCACCGACCCGGAGATCGCGGACATCCTCGACATCAGCGTGGGCACGGTGAAGTCCAGCATCTGGCGCTCGCTGCGCCGGCTGCGCGAGGACGACGTCCTCAGCTTCGGCCGTGACCAGGAGGAGTCCTTCGGCGAGTTGGTCGCCTGA
- a CDS encoding uridine kinase family protein, which yields MSSHPPIPARVVLLCGPSGSGKSSFAARSGLPVLCLDDFYKEAGDPTLPLVPGSSDIDWDSPASWDAEVAVAAIEELCRTGRTSVPVYDIATSARVGRTTLDIERTPVFIAEGIFAADIVERCREIGVLADAICLRGRPSTTFRRRLLRDLREGRKSVPFLLRRGWRLMRAERAIVARQAGLGAHPCGAEEALGRVASAAAGRRVAAAPR from the coding sequence GTGAGCTCCCATCCCCCGATACCCGCCCGCGTCGTGCTGCTCTGCGGCCCCTCAGGCTCGGGCAAGTCGTCCTTCGCCGCCCGGTCCGGGCTGCCCGTACTGTGCCTGGACGACTTCTACAAGGAAGCCGGCGACCCTACGTTGCCGCTGGTCCCGGGCAGTTCGGACATCGACTGGGACTCGCCGGCGTCCTGGGACGCGGAGGTGGCGGTCGCCGCGATCGAGGAACTGTGCCGCACCGGGCGTACGAGCGTCCCGGTGTACGACATCGCGACCAGCGCGCGCGTCGGGCGGACAACCCTGGACATCGAGCGGACACCCGTGTTCATCGCGGAGGGGATCTTCGCGGCGGACATCGTGGAGCGGTGCCGGGAGATCGGCGTGCTCGCCGACGCGATCTGTCTGCGGGGGCGGCCTTCCACCACCTTCCGGCGGCGGCTGCTCCGGGATCTCCGGGAGGGGCGCAAGTCCGTGCCGTTCCTCCTTCGGAGGGGGTGGCGGCTCATGCGCGCGGAGCGTGCGATCGTGGCGCGGCAGGCCGGGCTCGGGGCGCATCCCTGCGGGGCCGAGGAGGCGCTCGGGCGGGTGGCCTCCGCTGCGGCCGGGCGGCGTGTCGCGGCTGCCCCGCGCTGA
- a CDS encoding aldehyde dehydrogenase family protein, with product MSERLTVFKTYKLYVGGKFPRSESGRVYEVRDNKDKWLANAPLSSRKDARDAVVAARKAFGGWSGATAYNRGQILYRIAEMLEGRRDQFVREVADAEGLSKSKAAAVVDAAIDRWVWYAGWTDKIAQVVGGANPVAGPYFNLSTPEPTGVVAVLAPQESSFLGLVSVLAPVIATGNTAVVIASEKAPLPALSLGEVLATSDVPGGVVNILTGRTAEIAAPLAAHQDVNAIDLTGADADLARDLEIAAADNLKRVLRPQPVDFSADPGTHRLTAFLETKTVWHPTGSLGASGSAY from the coding sequence ATGTCTGAGCGACTCACTGTCTTCAAGACCTACAAGCTGTATGTGGGGGGCAAGTTCCCCCGCAGCGAGAGCGGCCGGGTGTACGAGGTGCGGGACAACAAGGACAAGTGGCTGGCCAACGCTCCGCTGTCGTCCCGCAAGGACGCGCGTGACGCGGTCGTGGCGGCCCGCAAGGCGTTCGGCGGCTGGTCGGGCGCGACCGCGTACAACCGCGGCCAGATCCTCTACCGCATCGCCGAGATGCTGGAGGGCCGCCGCGACCAGTTCGTGCGCGAGGTCGCCGACGCCGAGGGCCTCTCGAAGTCCAAGGCCGCCGCGGTCGTGGACGCGGCCATCGACCGCTGGGTCTGGTACGCGGGCTGGACGGACAAGATCGCCCAGGTCGTGGGCGGGGCGAACCCGGTCGCGGGCCCGTACTTCAACCTCTCGACCCCGGAGCCGACGGGCGTCGTCGCGGTGCTCGCGCCGCAGGAGTCGTCGTTCCTCGGCCTGGTCTCCGTGCTCGCCCCGGTGATCGCGACGGGCAACACGGCCGTCGTGATCGCCTCCGAGAAGGCCCCGCTCCCGGCGCTCTCGCTGGGCGAGGTCCTGGCGACCTCGGACGTCCCCGGCGGTGTGGTCAACATCCTCACCGGCAGGACCGCCGAGATCGCCGCCCCGCTCGCCGCGCACCAGGACGTCAACGCGATCGACCTGACGGGCGCGGACGCGGACCTCGCCCGCGACCTGGAGATCGCCGCCGCGGACAACCTCAAGCGCGTACTGCGTCCACAGCCTGTGGATTTCTCCGCCGACCCCGGCACGCACCGCCTGACGGCCTTCCTGGAGACCAAGACGGTCTGGCACCCCACGGGCTCGCTCGGCGCCTCGGGCTCGGCCTACTAG
- a CDS encoding aldehyde dehydrogenase family protein, giving the protein MTSPFEYAPAPESRSVVDIAPSYGLFIDGEFTEAADGKVFKTVSPSTEEVLSEVAQASSEDVDRAVKAARKAFEKWSALPGAERAKYLFRIARIIQERSRELAVLETLDNGKPIKETRDADLPLVAAHFFYYAGWADKLDHAGYGADPRPLGVAGQVIPWNFPLLMLAWKIAPALATGNTVVLKPAETTPLSALFFADICRQAGLPKGVVNILPGYGDAGAALTAHPDVNKVAFTGSTAVGKAIARQVAGTDKKVTLELGGKGANIVFDDAPIDQAVEGIVTGIFFNQGQVCCAGSRLLVQESVQDELLDSLKRRLSTLRLGDPLDKNTDIGAINSAEQLARITALAETGEAEGAERWSAPCELPTSGYWFAPTLFTNVTQAHTIARDEIFGPVLSVLSFRTPDEAVAKANNTQYGLSAGIWTEKGSRILAVANKLRAGVVWANTFNKFDPTSPFGGYKESGFGREGGRHGLEAYLDV; this is encoded by the coding sequence ATGACTTCCCCCTTCGAGTACGCCCCGGCGCCCGAGTCCCGCTCCGTCGTCGACATCGCGCCGAGCTACGGCCTGTTCATCGACGGCGAGTTCACCGAGGCCGCCGACGGCAAGGTCTTCAAGACGGTCTCCCCGTCCACCGAAGAGGTCCTCTCCGAGGTCGCGCAGGCCTCCTCCGAGGACGTCGACCGCGCGGTGAAGGCCGCCCGCAAGGCCTTCGAGAAGTGGTCGGCGCTGCCGGGCGCCGAGCGCGCCAAGTACCTCTTCCGCATCGCCCGGATCATCCAGGAGCGCAGCCGCGAGCTGGCCGTCCTGGAGACCCTGGACAACGGCAAGCCGATCAAGGAGACCCGCGACGCGGACCTCCCCCTGGTCGCCGCGCACTTCTTCTACTACGCGGGCTGGGCCGACAAGCTCGACCACGCGGGGTACGGCGCCGACCCGCGGCCCCTCGGTGTCGCAGGCCAGGTCATCCCCTGGAACTTCCCGCTCCTGATGCTGGCCTGGAAGATCGCTCCGGCGCTCGCGACCGGCAACACGGTCGTCCTGAAGCCCGCCGAGACCACTCCCCTGAGCGCCCTGTTCTTCGCGGACATCTGCCGCCAGGCGGGCCTGCCCAAGGGCGTCGTCAACATCCTTCCCGGGTACGGCGACGCGGGCGCGGCCCTGACCGCCCACCCGGACGTGAACAAGGTCGCCTTCACCGGCTCCACCGCCGTCGGCAAGGCCATCGCACGCCAGGTCGCGGGCACCGACAAGAAGGTCACGCTCGAACTGGGCGGCAAGGGCGCGAACATCGTCTTCGACGACGCTCCCATCGACCAGGCCGTCGAGGGCATCGTCACGGGCATCTTCTTCAACCAGGGCCAGGTCTGCTGCGCCGGGTCGCGCCTGCTCGTACAGGAGTCGGTCCAGGACGAGCTGCTCGACTCGCTCAAGCGGCGCCTGTCCACCCTCCGCCTCGGCGACCCGCTCGACAAGAACACCGACATCGGCGCCATCAACTCCGCCGAGCAGTTGGCCCGCATCACCGCGCTCGCCGAGACCGGCGAGGCCGAGGGCGCCGAGCGCTGGTCGGCCCCGTGCGAACTGCCCACGTCGGGCTACTGGTTCGCGCCGACGCTCTTCACGAACGTCACGCAGGCGCACACCATCGCCCGCGACGAGATCTTCGGCCCGGTCCTCTCCGTGCTCAGCTTCCGTACGCCGGACGAAGCCGTCGCCAAGGCCAACAACACCCAGTACGGCCTCTCCGCCGGCATCTGGACGGAGAAGGGCTCGCGCATCCTCGCGGTCGCGAACAAGCTCCGGGCCGGTGTCGTCTGGGCCAACACATTCAACAAGTTCGATCCGACCTCGCCGTTCGGCGGCTACAAGGAGTCGGGCTTCGGCCGCGAGGGCGGCCGCCACGGCCTGGAGGCGTACCTCGATGTCTGA
- the deoC gene encoding deoxyribose-phosphate aldolase — MSTAFADVTASDSTLRRFLHGLPGVDAVGLEARAASLGTRSIKTTAKAYAIDLAISMIDLTTLEGADTPGKVRALGAKAVNPDPTDRGAPRTAAVCVYPDMVATAKEAVAGSGVKVASVATAFPAGRAAIEVKLGDVREAVAAGADEIDMVIDRGAFLSGDYMTVYEQIRAVKEACGTARLKVIFETGELSTYDNIKRASWIGMIAGADFIKTSTGKVGVNATPSNTLLMLEAVRDFRAQTGVQIGVKPAGGIRSTKDAVKFLVLVNETAGPDWLDNHWFRFGASSLLNDLLMQRQKLATGRYSGPDYVTVD; from the coding sequence ATGTCCACTGCATTCGCTGACGTGACAGCGTCCGACAGCACGCTCCGCCGCTTCCTCCACGGACTGCCCGGCGTCGACGCGGTCGGCCTGGAGGCGCGTGCCGCCTCGCTCGGTACCCGTTCGATCAAGACCACGGCGAAGGCGTACGCCATCGACCTGGCCATCTCGATGATCGACCTGACGACGCTGGAGGGCGCCGACACCCCGGGCAAGGTCCGGGCGCTCGGCGCGAAGGCCGTCAACCCGGACCCCACGGACCGTGGCGCGCCGCGCACCGCGGCCGTCTGCGTCTATCCGGACATGGTCGCCACCGCCAAGGAGGCCGTCGCGGGCAGCGGCGTGAAGGTCGCCTCCGTCGCGACCGCCTTCCCCGCGGGCCGCGCCGCGATCGAGGTGAAGCTCGGCGACGTGCGCGAGGCCGTGGCCGCCGGCGCCGACGAGATCGACATGGTCATCGACCGGGGAGCCTTCCTCTCCGGGGACTACATGACGGTGTACGAGCAGATCCGCGCCGTGAAGGAGGCCTGCGGCACCGCCCGCCTGAAGGTCATCTTCGAGACGGGCGAGCTGTCCACGTACGACAACATCAAGCGCGCCAGCTGGATCGGCATGATCGCCGGCGCCGACTTCATCAAGACCTCGACCGGCAAGGTCGGCGTCAACGCCACCCCGTCCAACACCCTGCTGATGCTGGAGGCCGTCCGCGACTTCCGCGCGCAGACCGGCGTGCAGATCGGCGTGAAGCCCGCGGGCGGCATCCGCTCGACGAAGGACGCGGTGAAGTTCCTCGTCCTGGTGAACGAGACGGCGGGCCCCGACTGGCTGGACAACCACTGGTTCCGCTTCGGCGCCTCGTCACTCCTCAACGACCTGCTGATGCAGCGCCAGAAGCTGGCCACCGGCCGCTACTCCGGCCCCGACTACGTGACGGTGGACTGA
- a CDS encoding PH domain-containing protein, which translates to MSDPQKHRGTSEPQEPAAEPAYKDRTFRSPAGIAGGVLLLALGAWLGIDAVIRGEGRTPWLALAGLLVAVPLVVAFTVRPAVYANDDRLRIRNPFRTITLPWASVATLRSGYSNEALTRTGAKYQLWAIPVSLRGRKKAARRQSQAAASGDPTGGRPFLDPHAPPPRSTGDQSMDELRDLAEQHATAESAQGEPVVRWAYEILAPCAAGALLLAVLLAVT; encoded by the coding sequence ATGAGCGACCCTCAAAAGCACCGGGGTACGAGCGAGCCCCAGGAGCCCGCGGCGGAGCCCGCGTACAAGGACCGCACCTTCCGGTCCCCCGCCGGTATCGCCGGCGGCGTCCTGCTGCTCGCCCTGGGCGCCTGGCTCGGCATCGACGCCGTCATCCGGGGCGAGGGCCGCACCCCGTGGCTCGCGCTCGCCGGGCTGCTCGTCGCGGTGCCGCTGGTCGTCGCGTTCACCGTGCGGCCCGCCGTCTACGCCAACGACGACCGGCTGCGGATCCGCAACCCCTTCCGGACCATCACCCTGCCGTGGGCGTCCGTCGCGACCCTGCGCTCCGGCTACTCCAACGAGGCCCTCACCCGGACCGGCGCCAAGTACCAGCTCTGGGCCATCCCCGTCTCCCTGCGCGGCCGCAAGAAGGCGGCGCGCAGGCAGTCGCAGGCCGCCGCCTCCGGTGACCCGACCGGCGGCCGCCCCTTCCTCGACCCGCACGCCCCGCCCCCGCGCTCCACCGGCGACCAGTCCATGGACGAACTGCGCGACCTCGCCGAGCAGCACGCCACCGCCGAGTCCGCGCAGGGCGAGCCCGTGGTCCGGTGGGCCTACGAGATCCTCGCGCCCTGCGCCGCGGGGGCCCTCCTGCTCGCGGTGCTGCTCGCGGTGACCTGA
- a CDS encoding glycosyltransferase family 39 protein, whose product MPYGPLPSTAAPSRVPASRRPLGAARPAPGLRRRAARALRQASPALLAYAAVRTLGLLVFVPWAHGERRGVRHLLMASWDCDWYLRIASQGYAHSLGTAYDANNLAFFPLYPLLVRAGDALVPALPRGAVGLGVSLLCSFLAAWGIFAVGDRLYGRRAGVVLAVLWGSLPVALVQWMGYTESLFTALTAWSLHAVLSGRWLWAGSLAALAGLTRPTGVALAAAVSLTALLALRRGFSPRPLLGALLAPAGWLAYVAWVGLRLGRWDGYFAVQKLWRNKWDGGVETVRRMQALLMTERPALFYAMVTAVLLGSVVLYVLSVADRQPVPLLVFTGLLLLIVLGSSGVYFPRARFLLPGFPLLLPLAVALARARTPVMVTLLTAAALGSAAFGGHMLLGWHGPP is encoded by the coding sequence GTGCCGTACGGACCACTTCCCTCCACCGCCGCCCCGTCCAGGGTCCCGGCGTCCCGGCGCCCCCTCGGCGCGGCCCGGCCCGCCCCCGGCCTGCGCCGCCGCGCGGCCCGCGCCCTGCGCCAGGCCTCCCCCGCCCTGCTCGCGTACGCGGCCGTACGCACGCTCGGCCTGCTGGTCTTCGTCCCCTGGGCGCACGGCGAGCGGCGCGGTGTGCGGCATCTGCTGATGGCGTCATGGGACTGCGACTGGTACCTGCGGATCGCCTCGCAGGGTTACGCGCACTCGCTCGGCACCGCGTACGACGCGAACAACCTGGCGTTCTTCCCGCTGTACCCACTGCTCGTGCGGGCGGGCGACGCCCTCGTCCCCGCCCTGCCGCGCGGCGCGGTGGGCCTCGGTGTCTCGCTGCTCTGTTCGTTCCTGGCGGCTTGGGGGATCTTCGCGGTGGGCGACCGGCTGTACGGGCGGCGGGCCGGGGTCGTCCTCGCGGTCCTGTGGGGCAGCCTGCCGGTCGCGCTCGTGCAGTGGATGGGCTACACCGAGTCGCTCTTCACGGCCCTCACCGCGTGGTCGCTCCACGCCGTACTGAGCGGCCGCTGGCTGTGGGCGGGCTCGCTGGCCGCGCTTGCGGGGCTCACCCGGCCCACCGGGGTGGCGCTGGCGGCGGCGGTCTCCCTGACCGCGCTCCTCGCGCTGCGGCGCGGCTTCTCGCCCCGCCCGCTCCTGGGCGCCCTTCTGGCCCCCGCGGGCTGGTTGGCGTACGTCGCCTGGGTGGGCCTGCGCCTGGGCCGCTGGGACGGCTATTTCGCCGTACAGAAGCTGTGGCGCAACAAGTGGGACGGCGGTGTCGAGACGGTCCGCCGCATGCAGGCGCTGCTCATGACCGAGCGGCCCGCGCTGTTCTACGCGATGGTGACGGCTGTCCTGCTGGGCTCGGTGGTCCTCTACGTGCTTTCGGTGGCCGACCGCCAGCCGGTCCCCCTGCTGGTCTTCACCGGTCTGCTCCTGCTGATCGTGCTCGGCAGCAGCGGGGTCTACTTCCCCCGGGCCCGCTTCCTGCTGCCCGGCTTCCCGTTGCTGCTGCCGCTCGCCGTGGCCCTGGCGCGCGCGAGGACGCCGGTGATGGTGACGCTGCTGACGGCGGCGGCGCTCGGCTCGGCCGCGTTCGGCGGGCACATGCTGCTGGGGTGGCACGGCCCGCCGTGA